One Streptomyces coeruleorubidus DNA segment encodes these proteins:
- a CDS encoding PPOX class F420-dependent oxidoreductase yields the protein MAEKMTDAQWREFVSHGTRTGKLSTVRADGSPHVTPIWFVLDGDELVFNTGKDSVKGRNLTRDGRVALCVDDDRPPYSFVVLRGRARVSEDLDEIRHWATRIGARYMGEERAEEFGARNGVPGELLVRVAIDRVLAERDLAD from the coding sequence ATGGCAGAGAAGATGACCGACGCGCAATGGCGGGAGTTCGTTTCGCACGGCACCCGCACCGGAAAGCTCTCCACGGTCCGGGCCGACGGAAGCCCGCACGTGACCCCGATCTGGTTCGTCCTGGACGGCGACGAGCTGGTGTTCAACACCGGCAAGGACAGCGTGAAGGGGCGCAATCTCACCCGTGACGGCCGGGTCGCCCTGTGTGTGGACGACGACCGGCCGCCGTACTCCTTCGTGGTGCTGCGGGGCCGCGCCCGCGTCTCGGAGGACCTCGACGAGATACGGCACTGGGCCACCCGCATCGGCGCCCGGTACATGGGCGAGGAGCGCGCCGAGGAGTTCGGCGCCCGCAACGGCGTCCCAGGCGAACTCCTCGTCCGTGTCGCCATCGACAGGGTCCTGGCGGAGCGGGACCTCGCGGACTGA
- a CDS encoding DEAD/DEAH box helicase has product MPGDPARTGSVAFWRPDGETPPATASASVTDLTVVVPGIDEVEPHSVPAVLVPVRTALPVLLRARTGAQGHRATVFWGAAAAHALHLVARGLLLPGLSPGDHDAWRTGPLRARDVEAVRHLAAAMPPEAHAVPLAGAGPMRLPDQEQLLRAFLDAVADTLPRSPAAPLVTGGPAYASPEPVRLPEQRAWAADVAAGHDAGVRLSLRIEADGLTDAAADDANVTFRAVLQVHSVSDPALVTDAADVWAGAGGDAFGPRARMDALLALRRAARAWAPLTPLLSATVPDAVELADEEVTELLGAGARALAAAGVDVHWPKGLTRELTTRAEVGPSDDEPESGKAFAAMPSFLSADALLSFDWSFTLGDRKLSRGELDRLAEAKRPVVRLRDQWVLIDPQEVRLARSRQDHKVTPVDALGAALTGWAEVDGHRVEVRPTGWLAALRERLADPEAQQPVEQPAALAATLRDYQRRGLNWLAGMTSLGLGCCLADDMGLGKTITLIALHLHRQTDARSAGPTLVVCPTSLMGNWQREIERFAPGTPVRRFHGARRGLDGLADGEFVLTTYGTMRLDAPRLAEVPWGMLVTDEAQHVKNPHSSTARELRSIGARARVALTGTPVENNLSELWAILDWTTPGLLGRLGTFRRRYAEAVEGGQDPGAADRLARLVRPFLLRRRKSDPGIAPELPPKTETDHAVSLTQEQAGLYEAVVREALAEISGAGSMARRGLIVKLLTGLKQVCNHPAQYLKEERPVIAGRSGKLELLDELLDTILAEEAGVLVFTQYVQMARLLERHLAARGTPSQFLHGGTPVAQREAMVRRFQDGEVPVFLLSLKAAGTGLNLTRAEHVVHYDRWWNPAVEAQATDRAYRIGQTRPVQVHRIIAEGTIEDRIAELLARKRELADAVLGSGEAALTELTDAELADLVELRGGLR; this is encoded by the coding sequence CTGCCCGGCGACCCGGCCCGCACGGGCAGCGTCGCCTTCTGGCGGCCGGACGGCGAGACCCCTCCGGCCACGGCGTCGGCGTCCGTCACGGACCTGACCGTCGTCGTGCCCGGCATCGACGAGGTCGAGCCGCACAGCGTGCCCGCCGTCCTGGTGCCGGTGCGCACCGCCCTGCCGGTCCTCCTGCGCGCGCGTACCGGCGCGCAGGGGCACCGGGCCACCGTGTTCTGGGGCGCGGCGGCCGCGCACGCCCTGCACCTGGTGGCGCGCGGACTGCTGCTGCCGGGGCTGTCCCCGGGCGACCACGACGCCTGGCGCACGGGCCCGCTGCGCGCCCGGGACGTCGAGGCCGTGCGCCACCTGGCCGCCGCCATGCCGCCCGAGGCGCACGCCGTGCCGCTGGCGGGCGCCGGGCCGATGCGGCTGCCCGACCAGGAGCAGCTCCTGCGCGCCTTCCTCGACGCGGTCGCCGACACCCTGCCCCGCTCCCCCGCCGCGCCGCTGGTCACGGGCGGACCCGCCTACGCGTCGCCCGAGCCGGTACGGCTGCCCGAGCAGCGCGCGTGGGCCGCCGACGTCGCCGCGGGCCACGACGCGGGGGTGCGGCTGTCGCTGCGGATCGAGGCGGACGGCCTGACGGACGCGGCGGCCGACGACGCGAATGTGACGTTCCGGGCCGTGCTCCAGGTGCACAGCGTGAGCGATCCCGCGCTCGTCACGGACGCGGCGGACGTCTGGGCCGGTGCCGGGGGCGATGCCTTCGGCCCGCGCGCGCGGATGGACGCCCTGCTCGCCCTGCGTCGCGCGGCCCGGGCCTGGGCCCCGCTCACGCCCTTGCTGTCGGCGACCGTGCCGGACGCGGTCGAGCTCGCCGACGAGGAGGTCACGGAGCTGCTCGGCGCGGGCGCCCGGGCGCTGGCGGCGGCCGGAGTCGACGTGCACTGGCCGAAGGGACTGACCCGCGAGCTCACCACGCGCGCCGAGGTGGGCCCTTCCGACGACGAGCCGGAGTCCGGCAAGGCCTTCGCCGCCATGCCGTCGTTCCTGTCCGCCGACGCGCTGCTCTCCTTCGACTGGTCGTTCACGCTGGGCGACCGGAAGCTGAGCCGCGGAGAACTGGACCGCCTCGCCGAGGCCAAGCGCCCTGTGGTGCGGCTGCGCGACCAGTGGGTCCTGATCGACCCTCAGGAAGTACGCCTGGCCCGCTCCCGGCAGGACCACAAGGTGACGCCGGTGGACGCGCTGGGCGCGGCCCTGACGGGCTGGGCGGAGGTGGACGGGCACCGGGTCGAGGTGCGGCCCACCGGATGGCTGGCGGCCCTGCGGGAGCGTCTCGCTGACCCCGAGGCGCAACAGCCGGTGGAGCAGCCGGCCGCCCTCGCGGCCACCCTGCGGGACTACCAGCGGCGGGGCCTGAACTGGCTCGCCGGCATGACCTCGCTGGGCCTCGGCTGCTGCCTCGCCGACGACATGGGGCTCGGCAAGACGATCACGCTGATCGCCCTGCACCTGCACCGGCAGACCGACGCCCGGTCCGCCGGGCCCACCCTGGTGGTCTGCCCGACGTCCCTGATGGGCAACTGGCAGCGGGAGATCGAGCGGTTCGCGCCCGGCACGCCCGTGCGGCGCTTCCACGGCGCGCGGCGCGGCCTCGACGGTCTGGCCGACGGGGAGTTCGTGCTCACCACGTACGGCACGATGCGCCTGGACGCGCCCCGGCTCGCCGAGGTGCCGTGGGGCATGCTCGTGACGGACGAGGCCCAGCACGTGAAGAACCCGCACTCCTCGACCGCGCGGGAGCTGCGTTCCATCGGCGCACGCGCGCGCGTGGCGCTCACCGGCACCCCGGTGGAGAACAACCTGTCGGAGCTGTGGGCGATCCTCGACTGGACCACTCCCGGGCTGCTGGGCCGGCTCGGCACCTTCCGCCGGCGGTACGCGGAGGCCGTCGAGGGCGGTCAGGATCCAGGCGCCGCGGACCGGCTGGCCCGGCTCGTACGGCCGTTCCTGCTCCGCCGCCGCAAGTCGGATCCGGGGATCGCGCCCGAGCTGCCGCCGAAGACGGAGACCGATCACGCCGTGTCGCTCACCCAGGAGCAGGCAGGCCTGTACGAGGCCGTGGTGCGCGAGGCACTCGCGGAGATCTCCGGCGCCGGCAGCATGGCGCGGCGCGGACTGATCGTGAAGCTGCTGACCGGTCTGAAGCAGGTCTGCAACCACCCGGCGCAGTACCTCAAGGAGGAGCGGCCGGTGATCGCCGGGCGCTCGGGGAAGCTGGAGCTGCTGGACGAACTGCTCGACACGATTCTCGCCGAGGAGGCGGGCGTGCTGGTCTTCACGCAGTACGTGCAGATGGCCCGCCTCCTCGAACGGCACCTGGCCGCCCGCGGCACGCCCTCGCAGTTCCTGCACGGCGGGACGCCCGTCGCCCAGCGCGAGGCCATGGTGCGGCGCTTCCAGGACGGCGAAGTGCCCGTGTTCCTGCTGTCGTTGAAGGCGGCGGGCACCGGCCTGAACCTCACCCGGGCCGAGCACGTCGTGCACTACGACCGCTGGTGGAACCCGGCCGTCGAGGCCCAGGCGACCGACCGCGCCTACCGCATCGGCCAGACCCGGCCCGTGCAGGTGCACCGGATCATCGCCGAGGGAACCATCGAGGACCGCATCGCCGAGCTGCTGGCACGCAAGCGGGAGCTGGCGGACGCGGTCCTGGGCTCCGGCGAGGCCGCCCTCACGGAGCTGACGGACGCGGAACTGGCGGATCTGGTCGAACTGCGAGGGGGCCTGCGATGA
- a CDS encoding MHYT domain-containing protein: protein MGHLDHAALGWLTPVLSYVMACIGAALGLRCTVRALAATGRSRRNWLVTAASAIGTGIWTMHFVAMLGFSVAGTDIRYDVPLTLLSLFVAMVVVCAGVFAVGYSRDRGRALLIGGLTTGLGVASMHYLGMAAVRLHGDVTYDPVLVGLSVLIAVVAATAALWAALNIKSPVAVTVASLIMGAAVSSMHYTGMFAVSVRVTPSGEALPGATAMQFIFPLAVGLGSYLFLTSAFVALSPTAGEREASASAQRPVESVARQP from the coding sequence ATGGGACACCTGGACCACGCCGCCCTGGGGTGGCTGACCCCCGTGCTGTCGTACGTGATGGCCTGCATCGGCGCCGCCCTCGGGCTGCGCTGCACCGTCCGCGCGCTCGCCGCCACCGGGCGTTCGCGCCGCAACTGGCTCGTCACCGCCGCCTCGGCGATCGGCACCGGCATCTGGACCATGCACTTCGTGGCCATGCTCGGTTTCAGCGTCGCCGGCACCGATATCCGCTACGACGTGCCGCTCACCCTGCTGAGTCTGTTCGTCGCCATGGTCGTCGTCTGCGCCGGCGTCTTCGCCGTCGGCTACAGCCGGGACCGCGGCCGGGCCCTGCTGATCGGCGGGCTCACCACCGGCCTCGGCGTCGCGAGCATGCACTACCTGGGCATGGCGGCCGTCCGCCTGCACGGCGACGTGACCTATGACCCGGTGCTCGTCGGGCTCTCCGTCCTGATCGCCGTCGTCGCCGCGACGGCGGCCCTGTGGGCGGCGCTCAACATCAAGTCGCCCGTCGCGGTCACCGTCGCCTCCCTGATCATGGGCGCGGCCGTCAGCAGCATGCACTACACCGGGATGTTCGCGGTGAGCGTGCGCGTGACGCCCTCCGGGGAGGCACTGCCCGGGGCCACGGCGATGCAGTTCATCTTCCCCCTCGCCGTCGGCCTCGGGTCCTACCTCTTCCTGACCTCCGCGTTCGTCGCGCTGTCGCCGACTGCAGGGGAACGTGAGGCGTCCGCGTCGGCCCAGCGGCCGGTCGAGAGCGTCGCCCGTCAGCCGTGA
- a CDS encoding GTP-binding protein: MVSEHSDATGGDTSALALKILVAGGFGVGKTTLVGAVSEIRPLRTEELLSEAGQLVDDTDGVDHKTTTTVAMDFGRITIRSGLSLYLFGTPGQDRFWFLWDELSQGALGAVVLADTRRLEDCFPAVDYFEHRRIPFVVAVNCFAGARRHGAPDVSRALDLDRGTPVVLCDARDRDSGKEVLIRLVEYAGRMHTARLLDSVG, from the coding sequence ATGGTCTCCGAGCACTCCGACGCCACCGGCGGCGATACCTCCGCACTGGCGTTGAAGATACTGGTCGCCGGCGGGTTCGGCGTGGGCAAGACCACCCTGGTGGGCGCCGTCAGTGAGATCCGGCCGCTGCGCACCGAGGAACTGCTCAGCGAAGCCGGGCAGTTGGTGGACGACACCGACGGCGTGGACCACAAGACCACCACCACCGTCGCCATGGACTTCGGACGCATCACCATCCGGTCCGGCCTCTCCCTGTACCTGTTCGGCACGCCGGGCCAGGACCGGTTCTGGTTCCTGTGGGACGAGTTGTCGCAAGGGGCGCTCGGCGCGGTGGTCCTCGCGGACACCCGCCGCCTGGAGGACTGCTTCCCCGCGGTCGACTACTTCGAGCACCGGCGCATCCCGTTCGTGGTGGCCGTCAACTGCTTCGCGGGCGCCCGGCGGCACGGCGCCCCGGACGTCTCGCGCGCCCTCGACCTCGACCGGGGCACACCCGTGGTGCTGTGCGACGCCCGGGACCGCGACTCGGGGAAGGAGGTGCTGATCCGGCTCGTCGAGTACGCCGGGCGGATGCACACCGCCCGGCTTCTCGACTCGGTCGGCTGA
- a CDS encoding class I SAM-dependent methyltransferase has translation MSDDQTRVQEFFTARAADWDSRFPDDGPAYATAAAELGLRPGDRVLDAGCGTGRALPPLRAAVGPSGVVLGADLTPAMLRKAVRAGRDRDGALLLTDVAALPLRSHSLDAVFGAGLISHLPSPAENLRELARVVRPGGVLALFHPIGRAALAARHGRPLTPDDLRAEPNLRPLLAGSGWRMTSYVDEDSRFLALAVRED, from the coding sequence ATGAGCGACGACCAGACGCGTGTCCAGGAGTTCTTCACCGCCCGCGCCGCCGACTGGGACAGCCGGTTCCCTGATGACGGTCCTGCCTACGCGACCGCGGCCGCCGAGCTCGGACTGCGCCCGGGCGACCGCGTGCTCGACGCGGGGTGCGGCACCGGACGCGCCCTGCCGCCGCTGCGTGCCGCCGTGGGGCCCTCGGGAGTGGTGCTCGGGGCCGATCTGACCCCGGCCATGCTGCGGAAGGCCGTGCGGGCCGGACGGGACCGTGACGGGGCGTTGCTGCTCACGGACGTCGCCGCGCTGCCGCTGCGCTCACACTCGCTGGACGCCGTGTTCGGGGCGGGCCTGATCTCGCATCTGCCGAGTCCGGCCGAGAACCTGCGGGAGCTGGCGCGTGTCGTGCGTCCCGGTGGCGTGCTGGCGCTGTTCCACCCGATCGGCAGGGCGGCCCTGGCCGCGCGCCACGGCCGCCCGCTCACCCCGGACGACCTGCGCGCCGAGCCCAACCTCCGGCCGCTGCTGGCCGGTTCGGGGTGGCGCATGACGTCGTACGTCGACGAGGACTCCCGCTTCCTGGCGCTCGCCGTCCGCGAGGACTGA
- a CDS encoding sensor histidine kinase — protein sequence MRTPRRTPTVGAEAPPPPVRGRRAHAGPPADEDAEVPSGAAPDGASTRAERWHIRPRTVRAKIVCLLMVPVVSLLALWAHATVTTAQDVSRLRQVQRVDAMVRAPVSAAVAALQAERTAAVRRATDPSAAGTDELDELARRTDRAVAKLRLGENSTVADSEELPAGVARRLEGFVTGAEQLRPLRTEVRDRRAGWAETYNRYTRTISEALGVGGALTGIQDADLGSDARVLLEFSRAGEALAREDALLASARLSGTLTGERLRLFTGAVELRRTLTESAVADLRGTERSAWNALADSSAYAGLGDAEDRILAGGPGAKAIEAAPESTWNTAHARVQNGMRTIEDDAARGVAQRADPFTRGLLTPAGAAVLLGLAAVAASLVISVRIGRGLVVELVSLRNSALEIARRKLPEAMRKLRAGEEIDIRAEAPPGPAAEDETGQVAEALGTVHRAALRAAVERAELASGISGVFVNLARRSQILVHRQLSLLDSMERRSDDPNELSDLFRLDHLTTRMRRHAESLIILSGAAPGRAWRRPVSLTNVVRAAVSEVEDYARVEVRQLPEAAVVGAAVADLTHLLAEIIENAAQFSPPHTRVRVTGEPVGNGYAVEVEDRGLGMGKETLAEANRRIEQSEALDLFDSDRLGLFVVSRLAARHGIKVHLRTSPYGGTTAVVLVPTALLHTGAAERSHGEAVHARQPEERAHARVPDDIPHQDTVPDAVPAPADRRALVSPVPALAETTSHTPPPGVATLRLHRPQEQPEGSDDLPRRVRQASLAPQLRNGRPEEPSPSPAPRDDERTPELVRDRMAAYRDGWTRGGGRRPGRGTTPGPTGSDSSEGDLA from the coding sequence ATGCGTACACCCCGTAGGACCCCAACCGTCGGCGCCGAGGCGCCGCCCCCGCCCGTGCGCGGTCGCCGCGCGCACGCCGGACCGCCGGCCGACGAGGACGCCGAGGTGCCCTCGGGGGCCGCACCGGACGGAGCGTCCACGCGCGCGGAGCGCTGGCACATACGCCCCCGCACGGTGCGCGCCAAGATCGTCTGCCTGCTGATGGTGCCGGTCGTCTCCCTCCTGGCCCTGTGGGCCCACGCCACCGTCACCACTGCCCAGGACGTCTCCCGGCTGCGGCAGGTCCAGCGCGTGGACGCCATGGTCCGCGCCCCCGTCTCCGCCGCGGTCGCCGCCCTCCAGGCCGAACGCACGGCCGCCGTACGCCGCGCCACCGACCCCTCCGCCGCAGGGACCGACGAGCTGGACGAACTCGCCCGGCGCACCGACCGGGCCGTCGCCAAACTGCGGCTCGGCGAGAACAGCACCGTCGCCGACAGCGAGGAACTGCCCGCCGGAGTCGCCCGCCGGCTGGAGGGGTTCGTCACCGGCGCCGAGCAACTGCGTCCGCTGCGCACCGAGGTGCGCGACCGGCGCGCGGGCTGGGCCGAGACGTACAACCGCTACACCCGGACCATCTCGGAGGCCCTCGGCGTCGGCGGTGCCCTCACCGGCATCCAGGACGCCGACCTCGGCTCCGACGCGCGCGTGCTGCTCGAATTCTCCCGGGCCGGCGAGGCGTTGGCCCGGGAGGACGCGCTGCTGGCGAGTGCCCGCCTGTCCGGCACGCTGACCGGGGAGCGGCTCCGGCTGTTCACCGGCGCCGTCGAGCTGCGCCGCACCCTGACCGAGTCGGCCGTCGCCGACCTGCGCGGCACCGAGCGCTCCGCGTGGAACGCCCTCGCCGACAGCAGCGCCTACGCGGGGCTGGGCGACGCCGAGGACAGGATCCTCGCCGGCGGACCGGGCGCCAAGGCGATCGAGGCGGCACCCGAGAGCACCTGGAACACCGCCCACGCGCGCGTGCAGAACGGCATGCGCACGATCGAGGACGACGCCGCACGAGGCGTCGCGCAGCGGGCCGACCCGTTCACCCGGGGACTGCTCACCCCGGCCGGTGCGGCCGTCCTGCTCGGCCTCGCCGCCGTCGCCGCCTCGCTCGTCATCTCCGTACGCATCGGCCGCGGCCTCGTGGTGGAGCTCGTGAGCCTGCGCAACAGCGCCCTGGAGATCGCCCGGCGCAAACTCCCCGAGGCCATGCGGAAACTGCGCGCGGGCGAGGAGATCGACATCCGCGCCGAGGCACCACCCGGACCGGCCGCCGAGGACGAGACCGGGCAGGTCGCCGAGGCCCTCGGCACCGTCCACCGGGCCGCGCTGCGGGCCGCCGTCGAGCGCGCCGAACTCGCCAGCGGCATCTCCGGCGTCTTCGTCAACCTCGCCCGCCGCAGTCAGATCCTCGTCCACCGGCAGCTGAGCCTCCTCGACAGCATGGAACGCCGCTCCGACGACCCCAACGAACTGAGCGACCTCTTCCGCCTGGACCACCTCACCACCCGCATGCGGCGCCACGCGGAGAGCCTGATCATCCTCTCCGGAGCGGCCCCCGGCCGGGCCTGGCGCAGGCCCGTCTCCCTGACCAACGTGGTCCGCGCGGCCGTCTCCGAAGTGGAGGACTACGCGCGCGTGGAGGTACGGCAACTCCCCGAGGCGGCCGTCGTCGGCGCGGCCGTGGCCGACCTCACGCACCTCCTGGCCGAGATCATCGAGAACGCCGCCCAGTTCTCGCCGCCCCACACGCGCGTGCGCGTCACCGGCGAACCCGTCGGCAACGGCTACGCCGTCGAGGTCGAGGACCGCGGCCTCGGCATGGGCAAGGAGACCCTCGCCGAGGCCAACCGCCGCATCGAACAGTCCGAGGCGCTCGACCTGTTCGACAGCGACCGGCTCGGCCTGTTCGTGGTGAGCAGGCTCGCCGCCCGGCACGGCATCAAGGTCCACCTGAGGACCTCGCCGTACGGCGGCACCACCGCGGTCGTCCTGGTGCCCACCGCCCTGCTGCACACCGGGGCGGCGGAACGTTCCCACGGTGAAGCGGTGCACGCGCGGCAGCCCGAGGAACGCGCCCACGCGCGCGTGCCCGACGACATCCCGCACCAGGACACCGTCCCCGACGCCGTCCCGGCACCGGCCGACCGGCGCGCTTTGGTGTCACCCGTACCGGCCCTCGCGGAGACCACAAGTCACACGCCACCCCCAGGAGTCGCCACCTTGCGACTGCACCGACCCCAGGAGCAGCCCGAAGGCTCCGACGACCTCCCACGCCGCGTACGGCAGGCCAGCCTGGCGCCCCAACTGCGAAACGGGCGCCCCGAGGAGCCGTCCCCCTCGCCCGCACCCCGGGACGACGAACGCACCCCCGAGCTCGTCCGCGACCGCATGGCGGCGTACCGCGACGGCTGGACGCGCGGCGGCGGCAGGCGACCCGGCCGCGGAACCACTCCCGGCCCGACGGGCAGCGACAGCAGCGAAGGAGACCTCGCATGA
- a CDS encoding SWF or SNF family helicase, with amino-acid sequence MTRYDGDTERTFAALPPARGRGFAQTWWGQAWLKALEDTALDSTQLKTGRRLARTGAVGAVSVRPGRLTAVVQDRDRTAHRADVLLEELSPGQWDRFLDMTVERAGHVAALLDREMPPHLVEDAAAAGVELLPGLGDLEPQCGCGAWDHCGHTAALCYQVARLLDQDPFVLLLMRGRDEATLLKDLQSRGAASATERSGQEGVDAAEAYAAGDILPPLPPLPELPDEPGVPPSLDTETPPAAGIDPAALEFLAARTAVHAHRLLAESLREVDGRHAPGADPTVSEDAVRLAAGEPGREVADRLADGSGRGREGLAAAVRAWRHGGTAALSVLDEEWKVEGETLARARAALESAWDADERPRLRARGNRWTVVGARVQLRLGRDGRWWPYHEERGRWLPAGGAAQDPATALTSAQLAVGDGAALGSGQ; translated from the coding sequence ATGACTCGGTACGACGGTGACACGGAGCGCACGTTCGCCGCGCTGCCGCCCGCGCGCGGGCGGGGCTTCGCCCAGACCTGGTGGGGTCAGGCGTGGCTGAAGGCGCTGGAGGACACGGCACTGGACTCCACGCAGCTCAAGACGGGCCGCCGGCTCGCGCGCACGGGAGCGGTCGGCGCGGTGTCGGTGCGCCCGGGGCGCCTCACGGCTGTCGTGCAGGACCGCGACCGTACGGCGCACCGGGCCGACGTCCTGCTGGAGGAGCTCTCGCCCGGCCAGTGGGACCGCTTCCTGGACATGACCGTGGAGCGGGCCGGTCACGTTGCGGCGCTGCTGGACCGGGAGATGCCGCCGCACCTGGTCGAGGACGCGGCGGCCGCCGGCGTCGAACTGCTGCCGGGCCTGGGCGATCTGGAGCCGCAGTGCGGCTGCGGAGCCTGGGACCACTGCGGGCACACGGCGGCGCTCTGCTACCAGGTGGCGCGACTGCTGGACCAGGACCCGTTCGTCCTGCTCCTGATGCGGGGACGCGACGAAGCCACCCTGCTGAAGGACCTCCAGTCGCGCGGCGCCGCGTCCGCCACGGAGCGCTCCGGCCAGGAGGGCGTGGACGCGGCCGAGGCGTACGCGGCCGGTGACATCCTGCCCCCGCTGCCGCCCCTGCCCGAACTGCCCGACGAGCCGGGGGTGCCGCCGTCCCTGGACACCGAGACACCGCCCGCTGCGGGCATCGACCCGGCCGCGCTGGAGTTCCTGGCCGCGCGGACCGCCGTACACGCCCACCGCCTGCTCGCGGAGTCGCTCCGGGAAGTGGACGGACGGCACGCTCCCGGCGCTGATCCGACGGTCTCGGAAGACGCCGTGCGACTGGCCGCGGGCGAGCCCGGGCGAGAGGTGGCGGACCGTCTCGCCGACGGGTCGGGGCGCGGCCGGGAGGGGCTCGCAGCGGCGGTCCGCGCCTGGCGCCACGGCGGTACGGCCGCGCTGTCCGTGCTCGACGAGGAGTGGAAGGTGGAGGGCGAGACGCTCGCACGCGCGCGTGCCGCCCTGGAGTCGGCCTGGGACGCGGACGAGCGGCCGCGGCTGCGAGCGCGGGGCAACCGCTGGACGGTCGTCGGCGCACGGGTCCAGCTGCGCCTCGGCCGGGACGGCCGGTGGTGGCCGTACCACGAGGAACGCGGCCGCTGGCTGCCCGCGGGAGGCGCCGCGCAGGATCCGGCGACGGCACTGACGTCGGCGCAGCTCGCCGTCGGAGACGGAGCCGCCCTGGGTTCAGGGCAGTAG
- a CDS encoding roadblock/LC7 domain-containing protein: MIQDPSTHSDRRSGELDWLLDDLVLRVSEIRHAVVLSNDGLAVGASTDLRREDAEHLAAVASGFHSLAKGAGRHFGAGGVRQTMVEMDEGFLFVAAAGDGSCLALLTAVTADIGLVAYEMARLVKRVGEHLGTAPRVGARPPAAG, encoded by the coding sequence ATGATCCAGGACCCGAGCACGCATTCCGACCGGCGCTCCGGCGAACTCGACTGGCTGCTGGACGATCTGGTGCTCCGCGTGAGCGAGATACGGCACGCCGTGGTGCTGTCCAACGACGGCCTCGCCGTGGGCGCCTCGACCGACCTCCGCCGCGAGGACGCCGAACACCTCGCCGCGGTCGCCTCGGGCTTCCACAGCCTCGCCAAGGGGGCCGGACGGCACTTCGGTGCCGGCGGTGTCCGCCAGACCATGGTGGAGATGGACGAGGGCTTCCTGTTCGTGGCCGCAGCCGGCGACGGATCCTGCCTCGCCCTCCTCACCGCCGTGACCGCCGACATCGGCCTCGTGGCCTACGAGATGGCACGCCTGGTCAAACGCGTCGGCGAGCACCTCGGCACGGCGCCCCGTGTCGGTGCCCGGCCACCCGCCGCCGGATGA
- a CDS encoding oxygenase MpaB family protein encodes MKRFARLEQIRRMDPYRQATEIYRLSAAYEFPWDFTRALELALYRTYAVPSIGRLLAETAELTERTQKRYDDTSLLLDAVVEHGFGSDQGKTAIRRINQMHRSYDISNDDMRYVLCTFVVVPKRWIDAYGWRRMSRHEIVASVVHYRTLGRHMGIKDIPETYEEFETCLDGYEAAHFAWDEAARRVSDATLDLMSSWYPRPLAPLLRTTTLALLDDSLLRAFRYTPPSAATRAWVRRAVRLRGRAVRLLPPRRAPHFARQNWEIKGYPYGYRLADLGTRPVPGVRGCPVRHVAASDAEAG; translated from the coding sequence GTGAAGCGCTTCGCACGCCTGGAACAGATACGGCGGATGGACCCGTACCGGCAGGCCACGGAGATCTACCGGCTGAGCGCGGCGTACGAGTTCCCCTGGGACTTCACCCGCGCCCTGGAGCTGGCCCTGTACCGCACGTACGCCGTCCCGAGCATCGGCCGGCTGCTCGCCGAGACGGCGGAGCTCACGGAGCGGACGCAGAAGCGCTACGACGACACGTCGCTGCTCCTGGACGCCGTGGTGGAGCACGGCTTCGGCAGCGATCAGGGGAAGACCGCGATCCGCCGCATCAACCAGATGCACCGCAGCTACGACATCAGCAACGACGACATGCGCTACGTGCTGTGCACGTTCGTCGTGGTGCCCAAACGGTGGATCGACGCCTACGGGTGGCGCAGGATGTCCCGCCACGAGATCGTCGCCAGTGTCGTCCACTACCGCACGCTGGGCCGGCACATGGGCATCAAGGACATCCCCGAGACCTATGAGGAGTTCGAGACCTGCCTCGACGGCTACGAGGCGGCCCACTTCGCCTGGGACGAGGCGGCCCGGCGGGTCTCGGACGCCACGCTCGACCTGATGTCCTCCTGGTACCCGCGCCCGCTCGCCCCGCTGCTGCGCACCACGACCCTCGCGCTGCTCGACGACTCGCTCCTGCGTGCCTTCCGTTATACCCCGCCGAGCGCCGCCACGCGCGCGTGGGTGCGTCGCGCGGTACGGCTGCGGGGCCGCGCCGTCCGTCTGCTGCCGCCCCGGCGCGCCCCGCACTTCGCCCGGCAGAACTGGGAGATCAAGGGTTACCCGTACGGCTACCGGCTCGCCGACCTGGGCACGCGTCCGGTCCCGGGCGTCCGGGGCTGTCCCGTGCGGCACGTGGCGGCGTCGGACGCCGAGGCCGGGTGA
- a CDS encoding DUF742 domain-containing protein gives MTEDMTGTPPEQGSQWYDHEAGPLVRPYAMTGGRTRPGPTGVRFDLIALVTLDPAAPGVDDVPLGPEHRTLLDLCRTETQSVAELAAGADLPVGVVRVLLGDLLELGCVTVSRPVPPAQLPDERILREVIAGLRAL, from the coding sequence ATGACCGAGGACATGACGGGCACCCCGCCCGAGCAGGGCAGCCAGTGGTACGACCACGAGGCCGGCCCTCTCGTCCGCCCCTACGCCATGACGGGCGGACGCACCCGGCCCGGCCCCACCGGCGTGCGGTTCGACCTGATCGCCCTGGTCACGCTGGACCCGGCCGCACCCGGCGTGGACGACGTCCCGCTCGGTCCGGAACACCGGACCCTCCTCGACCTGTGCCGCACGGAGACCCAGTCGGTCGCCGAACTCGCCGCGGGCGCGGACCTGCCCGTGGGCGTCGTCAGGGTCCTCCTCGGCGACCTCCTGGAACTCGGCTGCGTCACCGTCAGCCGCCCGGTGCCGCCGGCACAACTGCCCGACGAGCGCATTCTGCGCGAGGTGATCGCAGGACTGAGGGCGCTGTAG